The Salvelinus alpinus chromosome 22, SLU_Salpinus.1, whole genome shotgun sequence DNA window gtgcggtgggattcgaaatggtcggtaatctgtttgttaacttggctttcgaagaccttagaaaggcagggtaggatagatataggtctgtagcagtttgggtcaagagtgtcccccatttgaagagggggatgaccgcagctaatttccaatctttgggaatctcagacgacacgaaagagaggttgaacaggttagtaataggggttgcaacaatttcggcagataatttaagaaagacagggtccagattgtctagcctggctgatttgtaggggtccagattttgcagctctttcagaacatcagctgactggatttgggagaaggagaaatggggaaggcttgggcgagttgctgtggggggtgcagtgctgttgaccggggtaggggtagccaggtggaaagcatggccagccgtagaaaaatgcttattgaaattctcaattatagcgGATTTATCGGTgttgacagagtttcctatccttagtgcagtgggcagcagggaggaggtgttcttattctccatggactttacagtgtcccagaacttttttgagtttgtgttgcaggaagcaaatttctgcttgaaaaagctagccttggcttttctaactgcctgtgtatattggtttctaacttccctgaaaagttgcatatcacgggggctgttcgatgctaatgcagaaagcCACAGGATgattttgtgttggttaagggcagtcaggtctggagagaaccaagggctatatctgttcctggttcaaattTTCTTGAaaagggcatgcttatttaagatggtgaggaaggcatttaaaaaaaaaaaacaggcatcctctgctgacgggatgaggtcaatatccttccaggatacccgggccaggtcgattagaaaggcctgctcactgaagtgtttcagggagcatttgacagtgatgagtggaggtcgtttgaccgctgacccattacggatgcaggcagtgatcgctgagatcttggttgaaaacagcagaggtgtatttagagggcaagttggttaggatgatatctatgagggtgcccgtgtttatggctttggggtggtacctggtaggttcattgataatttgtgtgagattgagagcatcaagcttagattgtaggatggctggggtgttaagcatgtcccagtttaggtcacctagcaccacgagctctgaagatagatggggggaaatcaattcacatatggtgtccagatcACAGCTGGGgtcagagggtggtctatagcaggcggcaacggtgagagtttttagagaggtggatttttaaaagtagaagttcaaattgtttgggtacagacctggatagtaggacagaactctgcagactatctctgcagtagattgcaacacctcccccctttggccgttctatcttgtctgaaaatgttgtagttagggatggagattacagagtttttggtggtcttcctaagccaggattcagacacggctaggacatatgggttggcagagtgtgctaaagcagtgaataaaacaaacttagggaggaggcttctaatgttaacatgcatgaaaccaaggctattacggttacagaagtcatcaaaagagagcgcctggggaataggagtggagctaggcacggcagggcctggattcacctctacatcaccagaggaacagaggaggagtaggataagggtacggctaaaagctatgagaattggtcgtctaggacgtccggaacagagagtaaagggagcaggtttctgggaggGATAAAAAAAGTTgctctttgctgtatttgttgagtctctctctagtcatggttttaatagttttgaaatatcacattatcaactttgctgtgtgtTCAAGGAAATTGTGCAGACACTGTGATCTGAGCTATCTgtttggccagcggtaggcctaatAGGTGCATTTTTTTTTGGATCTCTGGACCTGCTGAGTAGGcggagttctaccttcagacacattaaATGGTTCAACATGGGAACACTTTGCATTCCTGGCACTAGTGCTGTTGAATCAAGTCAAGATCGTGATCGACTGATGTAGGGAGTTCTTCCTTGGGTACTGGTTTGATTGAGCTCTGATTGGATGACAGGCTCTGTTTCTGGTCTGTAGAAGGGGGGGTAGGATAATAGCTAGGGTCACAAGTCTTTCCTATCCAATTGACCTGACCATGAAAAACTCTGGTCCCTATGCAGGAACACAGGAAGTTCTTACCGTCATCACTGCTATCATCATTGACACTCAAAGTAGGGTTAACATGTTTTTGCTATCCAACTACTTAGGGTCTGAATTTTGCATAGCTTGTGTTTGTACGTACGTAGGGTATAAATGAGGCTCACGGGCCTTGTTTGGGGACCCAGGTAAAGTTCCAGCCTCCCTGGGTGTTCTTGCGGACGAAGGCCTGTCCCTGGGGAAAACTGTGTGTCTTGAGTCTGACGCTGCTGGAAGGGTTTAGGGACATGCTGAAGGCCAGCTCTGTCTGGCTACGTGGGGTAGACAATGGGGTAGTCATCACGTCACCCCCTATGGGACTGGAGAGACTACGGCAGTGCAGGCTGGGAGTGTGGTGCAGCCCGGGACTCCTGTCCTGAGACAGGTTGGGTGAGGAGGCTAAGATGGGCCTGAATGACTGTATTGGATCAGGTGGCGAGAGAGTGTTGACCGATTGGGGCAGTGGGGGTTCATAAGGGGTGACATGGAAATTGGGGGGGACTTCTATGCTAGGGCTGTATAAGACAGACAGCACAGTTCCAGTGAAGTCAGAGCCGGAGTCTGTAGAGAGACTGTAGTCACTGTTGGTGTTAAAGCAGTAATCATTGGATAGTCCTATACTGGCACCATTGCACAGGCCATCAGTAGGTGAGTCATAAGCAGTATTTTTGTGATCGGTTGTTTGGCAGTAGTCACCAGAGGAGTCTGTGACGGAGCTGCATTTGGTGAGGGAGCTAATGGAGCAGTTGAAGCTGTATTCAGTGGATGATGTATCGATGGTGTCCTCGTCCTTCAGGCCCAAGGTCTGCAAGATCCACAGGTCCACAGAATCGGTGCAGGCTAGCTCCTCTTCAGAACAGAACTCCAGGGACAAGTTCCGGCAGGTCCGTTTCACCTGAGAACCAAGGAGCAGCTGACTGGCACTGAGGTTCCGGAATTCTCCAACACCATGCAGATTCTGGATTTCAGAATTCCGCTTCCGGTTCCTCCTCCCATCGCCACTCTGAGCAGAGAGAAGGCTCTATGGAAAAGGAGGAAGAAGCGAAAGAGACGGTTTGAGAGAAACTACACCTCTGTAAAGTGGGAATATGAAGTAAATGCACCATCATGTTGCAGGCAATATTCCCTAAAAAATGTTGGGCACTGACCAAATTTCAGGTCTACTGAGCACAAACTTGAATGTTGTGACAGACCGCTGTGACATAACCAATCAGAACTGCAGTAggcttatttaagcaataaggccctcgggtttgtggtatattgccaatataccacggctatgagCTGTGTCCatgcactccgcgttgcgttgtgCATAGGAACagtccttagctgtggtatattagccatataccacaccacctcgggccttattgcttaaataagccTACTGCAGTTCTGATTGGTTATGtcacaccggtctgtgtagagcaTGTCAATACTAATATTGTGTTGATTTGATCACAATTACCACAGTAAATGGAAACGTTGACAGTGTTAACTAACAAGAAAAAATCtaaaaagttgagtgaagttcaatctgaTACTGTATTTCTTCTACCCCGCAGTCCAAGGGGAGCGGCGCGGTCTGCTGCGCGCCAGGGGAACGCacgcagtttagagggaacattggttgcAGGCTTTCCAAAGGGCAGCCTTATTTACTATGCTATGTTTAGAGATGAAACTTTAGAGAAACTCAGATGAAATTTATCAACCAATTCATCCATGAAGTAATTACCTTCGTTTTTTCCTCCAAGGCTTTCACACATGAGGAGTTTAAGAATTCTTTTAGATTGTTATTTTCCTCTTGCAGTCTTGCCACTTCCTCCTCTCTTTGTATCAATGTGTCTTGAAGCTTAGGAAAATTAAGGAAAAATGTGTAAATATCAACAGTACAAATGATAtcttcattattttatttactcatttgaatatacagtggggagaacaagtatttgatacactgacgattttgcaggttttcctacttacaaagcatgtagaggtctgtcatttttatcataggtacacttcaactgtgagagacggaatctaaaacaaaaatccagaaaatcacattgtatgatttttaagtaattaatttgcattttattgcatgacataagtatttgatacatcagaaaagcagaacttaatatttggtacagaaacctttgtttgcaattacagagatcatacgtttcctgtagttcttgaccaggtttgcacacactgcagcagggattttggcccactcctccatacagaccttctccagatctttcaggtttcggggctgtcgctgggcaatacggactttcagctccctccaaagattttctattgggttcaggtctggagactggctaggccactccaggaccttgagatgcttcttacggagacactccttagttgccctggctgtgtgtttcgggtcgttgtcatgctggaagacccagccacgacccatcttcaatgctcttactgagggagggaggttgttggccaagatctcgcgatacatggccccatccatcctcccctcaatacggtgcagtcgtcctgtcccctttgcagaaaagcatccccaaagaatgatgtttccacctccatgcttcacggttgggatggtgttcttggggttgtactcatccttcttcttcctccaaacacggcgagtggagtttagaccaaaaagctgtatttttgtctcatcagaccacatgaccttctcccattcctcctctggatcatccagatggtcattggcttcagacgggcctggacatgcgctggcttgagcaaggggaccttgcgtgcactgcaggattttaatccatgacggcgtagtgtgttactaatggttttctttgagactgtggtcccagctctcttcaggtcattgaccaggtcctgccgtgtagttctgggctgatccctcaccttcctcatgatcattgatgccccacgaggtgagatcttgcatggagccccagaccgagggtgattgaccgtcatcttgaacttcttccattttctaataattgcgccaacagttgttgccttctcaccaagctgcttgcctattgtcctgtagcccatcccagccttgtgcaggtctacaattttattcctgatgtctttacacagctctctggtcatggccattgtggagaggttggagtctgtttgattgagtatgtggacaggtgtcttttatacaggtaacgagttcaaacaggtgcagttaatacaggtaatgagtggagaacaggagggcttcttaaagaaaaactaacaggtctgtgagagccggaattcttactggttggtaggtgatcaaatacttatgtcatgcaaattaattacttaaaaatcatacaatgtgattttctggatttttgttttagattccgtctctcacagttgaagtgtacctatgataaaaattacagaccactacatgctttgtaagtaggaaaacctgcaaaatcggcagtgtatcaaatacttctcatccactgtatatacacacacacacacacacacacacacacacacacacacacacacacacacacacacacacacacacacacacacacacacacacacacacacacacacacacacacacacacacacacacacacacacacattttaaaaggctaattaatcattataaaacccatttgcaattatgttagcacagctgaaaactgttgttctgattaaagaagcaataaaactgttcttctttagacaagttgactatctggagcatcagcatttgtgggttcgattacaggctcaaaatggccagaaacaaagaactttcttctgaaactcgtcagtctattcttgttctgagaaatgaaggctattccatgcgagaaattgccaagaaattgaagatctcgtacaacgctgtgtactactcccttcacagaagagtgcaaactggctctaaccagaatagaaagaggagtggcaggccccggtgcacaactgcgcaagaggacaagtacattagagtgtctagtttgagaaacagacacctcacaagacctcaactggcagcttcattaaatagtacccgcaaaacaccagtctcaacgtcaacagtgaagaggtgactccgggacagtgtcaccagcaaagcaccgtcACACCATAACACTTCCTCCTCtgcgcttcacggtgggaaatacacatgcagatatCATCTGTTCACCAACAccacatctcacaaagacacagcggttggaaccaaaaatctccaatttggactccagaccaaaggacaaatttccactggtttaatgtccattgctcgtgtttcttggcaaaagcaagtctcttcttattattggtgtcctttagtagtgctttctttgcagcaattcaaccctgaaggcttgattcacacagtctcctctgaacagttgatgttgagatgtgtctgttacttgaactctgtgaagcatttatttcggctgcaatctgaggtgcagttaactctaatatacgtatcctctgcagcagaggtaactctgggtcttcctttcctgtggcagtcctcatgagaggcagtttgatcatagagcttgatggtttttgcaactgcacttgaagaaactttcaaagtacttcaaatgttccatattgactgaccttcatgtcttaaagtaatgatggactgtcgtttctctttgcttatttgagctgttcttgccataatatggagttggctttttaccaaatagggctatcttctgaataccacccctaccttgtcacaactcaactgattggctcaaacgcattaagaaggaaagaaattccacaaaataacatttaacaaggcacacctattaattgaaatgcattccaggtgactacctcatgaagctggctgagagaatgtcaagagtgtgcaaatctgtcatcaaggcaaagggtggctactttgaagaatctcaaatatattttgatttgtttagtaaacacttttttggttactacatgattccatgtgttattttggatgtttcactattattctacaatgtagaaaatagtaaaaataaagaagaaccctggaatgagtaggtgtgtccaaacttttgacaagtaccataagtattcagacactttgctatgagactcgaaattgagctcaggtgcgtcctgtttccatttatcatcctcgagatgtttctacaactcgattggagtccacctgtggtaaattcaattgattaaacatgatttggaaagacacacacctgtctgtataaggtctcacaattgacagtgcatgtcacagcaaaaaccaaacaaaaaccaaaccactactaaaggaaataaaggtgaaataaaaataaaagaggcctaaggaattgtccttagagctccaagacaggattgtgtcgaggcacagatctggggaagggtaccaaaacatttctgcagcattgaatgtccccaagaacactgtggccttaatcattcttaaatggaagaagtttggaaccaccaagactcttcctacagtcgtggccaaacctttatgacacaaatattaatttacaCAAAGtatgctgcttcagtgtctttagatatttttgtcagatgttactatggaatactgaagtataattacaagcatttcattattgtcaaaggcttttattgacaattacatgaagttgatgcagagtcaatatttgaagtgttgacccttctttttcaagacctctgcaatccgccctggcatgctgtcaattaacttctgggccacatcctcactgatggcagcccattcttgcataatcaatgcttggagtttgtcagaatttgtgggtttttgtttgtccacccgcctcttgagaattgaccacaagttctcaatgggattaagatctggggagtttcctggccatggacccaaaatattgatgttttgttcccccgagccacttagttatcacatttgccttatggcaaggtgctccatcatgctggaaaaggcattgttcgtcaccaaactgttcctggatggttgggagaagttgctctcggaggatgtgttggtaccattctttattcgtggctgtgttcttaggtcaaattgtgagtgagcccttggctgagaagcaaccccacacatgaatggtctcaggatgctttactgttggcatgacacaggactgatggtagcgctcaccttgtcttctctggacaggCTTTTTTctagatgccccaaacaatcggaaaggagattcatcagagaaaatgactttaccccagtcctcagcagtccaatgcctgtaccttttgcagaatatcagtctgtccctgatgtttttcctggagagaagtggcttctttgctgcccttcttgacacaaggccatcctccaaaattcTTCGCCTCACTTTGCGTGccgatgcactcacacctgcctgctgccattcctgagcaagctctgtactggtggtgccccgatcccgcagctgaatcaactttaggagacagtcctggcgcttgatggactttcttgggcgccctgaagccttcttcacaacaatgtaaccgctctccttgaagttcttactggcagcaatatccttgcctgtgaagtcctttttgtgcaaagcaatgctgacggcacgtgtttccttgcaggtaaccatggttgacagaggaagaacaatgattccaagcaccaccctccttttgaagcttccagtctgttattcgaactcaatcaggaTGACAGAGTTATCTCCAGTCTTGTCCTCATCAAcaatcacacctgtgttaacgagggaatcactgacatgatgtcagctagtccttttgtggcagggctgaaatgcagtggaaatgttt harbors:
- the LOC139549845 gene encoding geminin coiled-coil domain-containing protein 1-like, producing MHRYMGADRMSTSTLGLTSPSQRYSPEWKAVDGQVLKSSPPRKWRTAQTCQDLSFVGGQLYDCPYPAPTSADSVDVSTVTLASFWAAGSPDNTACQQELTQRELLSRLDCGTSPPEPNWNDHLLPHLQRNKQLQDTLIQREEEVARLQEENNNLKEFLNSSCVKALEEKTKSLLSAQSGDGRRNRKRNSEIQNLHGVGEFRNLSASQLLLGSQVKRTCRNLSLEFCSEEELACTDSVDLWILQTLGLKDEDTIDTSSTEYSFNCSISSLTKCSSVTDSSGDYCQTTDHKNTAYDSPTDGLCNGASIGLSNDYCFNTNSDYSLSTDSGSDFTGTVLSVLYSPSIEVPPNFHVTPYEPPLPQSVNTLSPPDPIQSFRPILASSPNLSQDRSPGLHHTPSLHCRSLSSPIGGDVMTTPLSTPRSQTELAFSMSLNPSSSVRLKTHSFPQGQAFVRKNTQGGWNFTWVPKQGP